One window of Cellulomonas shaoxiangyii genomic DNA carries:
- a CDS encoding 2'-5' RNA ligase family protein, translating to MGHTVIQVPVPALESIAARLEVAPVCPHVTLLGPFVDRSDVDETLVGTIRELLAPVRAFGFKLSAVGRFAGGLTYLVPDPGAPFTRLTEIFSAAFPQWPPYGGMFDEVVPHLSIGEALPETDVAILRELLPISATADEVTLAWWSDDIVEVLERYPLRTG from the coding sequence ATGGGGCACACGGTGATCCAGGTTCCCGTTCCAGCGCTGGAGTCGATCGCTGCGCGGCTCGAGGTCGCGCCCGTGTGCCCCCACGTCACGTTGCTCGGACCGTTCGTCGATCGGTCCGACGTCGATGAAACCCTCGTCGGCACCATCCGCGAGCTCCTGGCTCCCGTCCGAGCATTTGGCTTCAAGCTCTCCGCGGTCGGCCGCTTCGCCGGCGGACTCACCTACCTGGTGCCCGACCCTGGCGCGCCGTTCACCCGGCTCACGGAGATCTTCTCCGCGGCCTTTCCGCAGTGGCCGCCGTACGGCGGGATGTTCGACGAGGTCGTGCCTCACCTGTCCATAGGCGAGGCACTCCCCGAGACCGACGTGGCGATCCTGAGGGAGCTGCTACCCATCAGCGCGACCGCAGACGAGGTGACGCTCGCCTGGTGGTCGGACGACATCGTGGAAGTGCTTGAGCGCTATCCGCTTCGAACCGGGTAG
- a CDS encoding GNAT family N-acetyltransferase encodes MDLSPGEHAVYHRSRLAFGAATAAGLPGRFEAFELGGLRALLTNSPGLGFLNSVTGANARTVAALREVVAVFTAAGAPLPAVVGTSGDLPSAERLSDLRAAPGPVRPIAVLDPRSRDERVAPSDHLQVRPAVGEDLATFFEVLSAGYAAPVDVDRFLVAEHSDPKVLRFMAWKEDRPVAAAAMSLHDDVAVLGGAATLPTHRSCGAQTALLHSRLDAAAAAGARGAVATAAPGSPSVRNLARNGFTVHLRRSWLLAPAEV; translated from the coding sequence ATGGACTTGAGCCCCGGCGAACACGCCGTGTACCACCGCAGCCGCCTGGCCTTCGGCGCGGCCACAGCAGCGGGTCTGCCGGGACGCTTCGAGGCGTTCGAGCTCGGGGGCCTACGGGCGCTGCTGACCAACTCGCCTGGGTTGGGGTTCCTGAACTCGGTGACCGGGGCGAACGCGCGGACGGTTGCAGCTCTTCGGGAGGTCGTTGCAGTCTTCACGGCCGCCGGTGCTCCGCTACCCGCGGTGGTGGGTACCTCAGGCGATCTCCCCTCGGCTGAGCGGCTGAGCGATCTTCGTGCGGCCCCCGGCCCTGTCCGACCGATCGCGGTGCTCGATCCGAGAAGCCGTGACGAACGTGTCGCCCCGAGCGACCACCTGCAGGTGCGACCGGCGGTGGGCGAGGACCTGGCGACCTTCTTCGAGGTGCTCTCCGCCGGCTACGCGGCACCGGTCGACGTTGACCGGTTCCTCGTCGCCGAACACTCGGACCCGAAGGTGCTGCGTTTCATGGCCTGGAAGGAAGACCGGCCCGTGGCAGCGGCGGCGATGTCACTGCACGACGACGTGGCGGTTCTGGGAGGAGCGGCGACCCTGCCGACCCACAGAAGCTGCGGGGCGCAGACCGCACTGCTGCACAGCCGCCTCGACGCAGCAGCAGCCGCCGGTGCCCGCGGCGCTGTGGCGACTGCGGCCCCGGGCTCTCCCAGCGTCCGCAACCTGGCCCGCAATGGCTTCACCGTGCACCTACGCCGCAGTTGGCTCCTCGCTCCCGCCGAGGTGTGA
- a CDS encoding O-succinylhomoserine sulfhydrylase encodes MSTRRVPGPGDWDDRRTDRTALRPDTLAVRGGLVRSEFGELSEAVFLTQGYAYPSAADAEAGFAGEVDRFLYSRYGNPTVSTFEERLRLLEGAEACYATATGMSAVFTTLAALVRSGSRVVASRALFGSSLVVFEEILAKWGVRTDYVDGHVPAQWEEALAAPADVVFFETPSNPMQDLVDIATVSRLAHAAGATVVVDNVFATPVFSRPLEHGADVVVYSATKHIDGQGRVLGGAILGSAEFVHGPVQTLVRNTGPSLSAFNAWVLLKGLETLSVRVRHQAASALTLATWLERHPGVARVRYPFLPSHPQHDLARAQQTGGGTVVTFDLAVPEGATPDLAKKTTFGVLDALQVIDISNNLGDAKSIVTHPATTTHRKLGAAGRAAVGIAESTVRLSIGLEDVEDLRDDLERGLGTLRA; translated from the coding sequence GTGAGCACGCGCCGCGTGCCCGGTCCCGGCGACTGGGACGACCGCCGCACCGACCGCACCGCGCTGCGGCCCGACACCCTGGCGGTGCGCGGCGGGCTCGTCCGCAGCGAGTTCGGCGAGCTGTCCGAGGCCGTGTTCCTGACGCAGGGGTACGCGTACCCGTCGGCGGCCGACGCCGAGGCGGGCTTCGCGGGCGAGGTCGACCGGTTCCTCTACTCGCGGTACGGCAACCCGACGGTCTCGACGTTCGAGGAGCGCCTGCGGCTGCTCGAGGGGGCCGAGGCCTGCTACGCGACCGCGACCGGCATGTCCGCGGTCTTCACCACGCTGGCCGCCCTCGTGCGGTCCGGGTCGCGCGTCGTGGCGTCCCGGGCGCTGTTCGGCTCGTCCCTCGTGGTCTTCGAGGAGATCCTCGCGAAGTGGGGCGTGCGCACCGACTACGTCGACGGGCACGTGCCCGCGCAGTGGGAGGAGGCGCTCGCGGCACCGGCCGACGTCGTCTTCTTCGAGACGCCGTCCAATCCGATGCAGGACCTGGTCGACATCGCGACGGTGAGCCGCCTCGCGCACGCGGCCGGCGCGACGGTCGTCGTCGACAACGTCTTCGCGACCCCGGTGTTCTCCCGGCCGCTCGAGCACGGCGCGGACGTCGTCGTGTACTCCGCGACCAAGCACATCGACGGGCAGGGGCGCGTGCTCGGCGGCGCGATCCTCGGTTCCGCCGAGTTCGTGCACGGACCCGTGCAGACGCTGGTTCGCAACACCGGCCCGTCGCTGTCGGCCTTCAACGCGTGGGTGCTGCTCAAGGGCCTCGAGACGCTGAGCGTGCGCGTGCGGCACCAGGCGGCGTCCGCGCTGACGCTCGCGACGTGGCTCGAGCGGCACCCCGGCGTCGCCCGCGTGCGCTACCCGTTCCTGCCCTCGCACCCGCAGCACGACCTGGCGCGCGCGCAGCAGACCGGCGGCGGCACCGTGGTGACGTTCGACCTCGCCGTGCCCGAGGGCGCGACGCCGGACCTCGCGAAGAAGACGACGTTCGGCGTGCTCGACGCGCTGCAGGTCATCGACATCTCCAACAACCTCGGCGACGCGAAGTCGATCGTCACGCACCCGGCGACGACGACGCACCGCAAGCTCGGTGCCGCCGGTCGCGCGGCGGTCGGGATCGCCGAGTCGACCGTGCGGCTGTCGATCGGCCTCGAGGACGTCGAGGACCTCCGCGACGACCTCGAGCGGGGCCTGGGCACGCTGCGCGCCTGA
- a CDS encoding rhodanese-like domain-containing protein translates to MTVQPRPADGYAGDLTPTEAWELLSQDPDAVLVDVRTDAEWRYVGVPDLRTVGRQAALVEWVSYPSGRPNPRFLDQLAATGVTPGDGRPVVFLCRSGQRSIGAAQAATAAGYGPAYNVLEGFEGATGPDGHRGHEGWRAAGLPWVQP, encoded by the coding sequence ATGACCGTGCAGCCACGTCCCGCCGACGGCTACGCCGGCGACCTCACGCCGACCGAGGCGTGGGAGCTCCTGAGCCAGGACCCCGACGCCGTGCTCGTCGACGTCCGCACCGACGCCGAGTGGCGCTACGTCGGCGTGCCCGACCTGCGCACGGTCGGCCGCCAGGCGGCGCTGGTCGAGTGGGTGTCGTACCCGTCGGGCCGCCCGAACCCGCGGTTCCTCGACCAGCTCGCGGCCACGGGCGTCACGCCCGGGGACGGCCGGCCGGTCGTGTTCCTCTGCCGGTCCGGCCAGCGCTCGATCGGCGCCGCGCAGGCCGCCACGGCCGCCGGGTACGGCCCGGCGTACAACGTGCTCGAGGGGTTCGAGGGCGCGACGGGCCCGGACGGCCACCGCGGCCACGAGGGCTGGCGCGCCGCCGGCCTGCCGTGGGTGCAGCCGTGA
- a CDS encoding type II toxin-antitoxin system VapC family toxin — protein sequence MILPDVNVLVGAFRADAPRHDALRAWLEEAVAGPETLGVTDAVLGGTVRVLTHPRVFARPTPLAEALTQVEALRSHPDVVRVAPGARHWDLVTRLCRDADARGNLVADAQHAAVAVEHGATWVSQDRDFARFPGLRWRPAVTDVT from the coding sequence GTGATCCTGCCGGACGTGAACGTGCTCGTGGGCGCGTTCCGCGCGGACGCCCCGCGCCACGACGCCCTGCGTGCCTGGCTGGAGGAGGCCGTGGCGGGCCCGGAGACCCTCGGCGTGACCGACGCGGTGCTCGGGGGGACGGTGCGCGTCCTGACCCATCCGCGGGTCTTCGCCCGGCCCACCCCGCTCGCCGAGGCGCTCACCCAGGTGGAGGCGCTGCGCAGCCACCCGGACGTCGTCCGCGTCGCGCCGGGCGCGCGCCACTGGGACCTGGTCACCCGGCTGTGCCGCGACGCGGACGCGCGCGGGAACCTCGTGGCGGACGCCCAGCACGCCGCCGTCGCGGTCGAGCACGGCGCCACGTGGGTGTCGCAGGACCGCGACTTCGCCCGGTTCCCCGGGCTGCGCTGGCGGCCGGCGGTCACCGACGTGACGTGA
- a CDS encoding ribbon-helix-helix protein, CopG family yields MRTTLNLPDDLYREVRTTAAATGRTVTSVVEEALRDALARYRAEQAGARTPFVVTPCGSGGLAPGVDLDDSAALVDVLEGR; encoded by the coding sequence ATGCGCACGACGCTGAACCTGCCGGACGACCTCTACCGCGAGGTGCGGACGACCGCGGCGGCGACCGGCCGCACGGTGACCTCGGTGGTCGAGGAGGCGCTGCGTGACGCGTTGGCCCGGTACCGCGCGGAGCAGGCCGGCGCCCGCACCCCGTTCGTGGTGACGCCGTGCGGATCGGGCGGGCTCGCGCCCGGCGTCGACCTCGACGACTCCGCCGCGCTCGTGGACGTGCTGGAGGGCCGGTGA
- a CDS encoding competence protein CoiA family protein: MALDELRHAVTDGADGTAHVVAPAEREDALRLRIDHQFWCTTQAGGCGQQLELPAGPVRGPYFRHKRGASPCALLSSGRDVGGAYAHLAYQRELMAWLQGQGYVPTIEHTLDGAGRADLHVVVNGVEHTLEVQLTDLGSTAWRDRDDRYRGAVDQVTWLFGPAADGAASTQRAREGVTLRIGRDVQGVRVGVEVDGVEIDDSWNALPACRMEAGGVWTPSLDQARERLQERRAAEALRRAEEEAERARLEDERRRAQADADTRAQRRADRQLAERMTRPRPTAPPPPRPPVPTLLPPGPRPTEQWRRVHFDMPAWGREHPIWRWLARYPVEQHEAGTYLAYTALHLFGSGPLSMLDNPDLPGGVASAMVVDMADAGWLRLQDGMWRREDSAPRF; encoded by the coding sequence ATGGCCTTGGACGAACTGCGGCATGCGGTGACCGATGGTGCCGACGGGACGGCGCACGTCGTGGCGCCGGCGGAGCGCGAGGACGCGCTGCGGCTCCGGATTGATCACCAGTTCTGGTGCACGACCCAGGCAGGAGGCTGCGGCCAGCAACTGGAGCTGCCGGCAGGGCCGGTACGAGGGCCCTACTTCCGGCACAAGCGCGGAGCCTCGCCATGCGCGCTACTCAGTTCCGGGCGGGACGTGGGTGGCGCGTACGCGCATCTGGCGTACCAGCGCGAGCTCATGGCGTGGCTGCAGGGGCAGGGCTACGTGCCGACGATCGAGCACACGTTGGACGGCGCAGGGCGCGCGGACCTGCACGTTGTGGTGAACGGGGTCGAGCACACCCTTGAGGTGCAGCTAACGGACCTTGGCAGCACGGCGTGGCGCGACCGAGATGACCGGTACCGCGGCGCGGTCGATCAGGTCACGTGGCTGTTCGGGCCGGCGGCGGATGGCGCCGCGAGCACGCAGCGTGCACGTGAAGGCGTCACCCTGCGGATCGGGCGCGACGTGCAGGGGGTGCGCGTCGGTGTCGAGGTCGACGGGGTGGAAATCGACGACTCGTGGAACGCGCTGCCTGCGTGCCGGATGGAGGCGGGCGGGGTGTGGACGCCGAGCTTGGATCAGGCGCGTGAGCGGCTGCAGGAGCGGCGCGCGGCGGAAGCGCTGCGCCGCGCGGAGGAGGAGGCCGAGCGCGCGCGCTTGGAGGACGAGCGGCGACGTGCGCAGGCCGATGCGGACACGCGGGCGCAGCGCCGAGCGGATCGACAGCTGGCGGAGCGCATGACGCGGCCGCGACCGACCGCTCCTCCCCCGCCGCGACCACCGGTACCGACCCTGCTGCCGCCCGGTCCGCGTCCGACCGAGCAGTGGCGGCGTGTGCACTTCGACATGCCTGCGTGGGGGCGAGAGCACCCGATCTGGCGGTGGCTCGCTCGGTATCCGGTGGAGCAGCACGAGGCCGGAACGTACCTGGCGTACACGGCGCTGCACCTGTTCGGAAGCGGGCCGTTGTCGATGCTCGACAACCCGGACCTGCCCGGAGGTGTCGCCAGCGCGATGGTCGTCGACATGGCTGACGCCGGGTGGTTACGGCTGCAGGACGGGATGTGGCGTCGGGAGGACTCTGCGCCGCGGTTTTGA
- a CDS encoding aminotransferase class V-fold PLP-dependent enzyme produces the protein MTTVTELFACADEASGTASPSAAAAPRPAVGRGPLLPVVGASTTVPLVGGTSRTYANLDCAASAPALESVAARVAEVLPLYASVHRGAGYLSQVSTALFEASRQAVARFVGAREDDVCVVTRNTTDSLNLLAGVVPDGGRVLVLDVEHHANLLPWVQRCTGTHAGETRTATVLTLRPTVAATLAALRDELARRPYALLTITGASNVTGEALPLEEVVTLAHAAGTRVAVDGAQLVPHRGFSLAATGVDYVAFSGHKTYAPYGAGALVGRRDWLDTGTPYLAGGGAVRDVRPDRTLWQPAPARHEAGSPNVIGAIALAQACETLAELPTGALEAHEQELRARLVDGLTGIEGVRVARIWPDSPDPVGVVTFTVADLNPGLVAAYLSAEHGIGVRDGRFCAHPLLAHLGASQGAIRASIGVGTTAEHVDRLVAAVAALVARGAQAAYEVVDGCWSVVDDTRPLVEVRGLDHLAATAAAACGPAVDD, from the coding sequence ATGACGACCGTCACCGAGCTCTTCGCGTGTGCCGACGAGGCGTCGGGCACCGCGTCCCCGTCCGCCGCGGCGGCGCCCCGCCCCGCCGTCGGCCGCGGTCCCCTGCTCCCCGTGGTGGGCGCGTCCACCACGGTCCCGCTGGTCGGCGGCACGAGCCGCACCTACGCCAACCTCGACTGCGCCGCGAGCGCGCCCGCGCTCGAGTCGGTCGCCGCGCGCGTCGCCGAGGTGCTGCCGCTGTACGCGTCGGTGCACCGCGGTGCGGGCTACCTCTCGCAGGTCTCCACCGCCCTGTTCGAGGCGTCGCGCCAGGCGGTCGCGCGGTTCGTCGGGGCGCGCGAGGACGACGTCTGCGTCGTCACGCGCAACACGACCGACAGCCTGAACCTGCTCGCGGGCGTCGTGCCCGACGGCGGGCGGGTGCTCGTCCTCGACGTCGAGCACCACGCCAACCTGCTGCCGTGGGTCCAGCGGTGCACCGGGACGCACGCGGGGGAGACCCGCACGGCCACCGTCCTGACGCTGCGGCCGACGGTCGCCGCGACCCTCGCCGCGCTGCGCGACGAGCTCGCCCGGCGTCCGTACGCGCTGCTCACGATCACGGGCGCGTCCAACGTGACGGGTGAGGCCCTGCCGCTGGAGGAGGTCGTCACGCTGGCGCACGCCGCCGGCACGCGCGTCGCGGTCGACGGCGCACAGCTCGTCCCGCACCGCGGCTTCTCGCTCGCCGCCACCGGCGTCGACTACGTCGCGTTCTCCGGCCACAAGACGTACGCGCCGTACGGCGCCGGCGCGCTCGTCGGGCGGCGCGACTGGCTCGACACCGGCACTCCGTACCTCGCCGGCGGCGGCGCGGTGCGCGACGTGCGCCCCGACCGGACGCTGTGGCAGCCCGCGCCCGCACGCCACGAGGCGGGCTCGCCCAACGTCATCGGCGCGATCGCGCTGGCGCAGGCCTGCGAGACGCTCGCCGAGCTGCCCACGGGTGCGCTCGAGGCGCACGAGCAGGAGCTGCGCGCGCGGCTCGTCGACGGGCTCACGGGCATCGAGGGCGTGCGCGTCGCCCGCATCTGGCCCGACTCGCCGGACCCGGTCGGCGTGGTCACGTTCACGGTCGCCGACCTCAACCCCGGGCTGGTCGCGGCGTACCTGTCCGCCGAGCACGGCATCGGCGTGCGCGACGGCCGCTTCTGCGCCCACCCCCTGCTCGCGCACCTCGGCGCCTCGCAGGGTGCGATCCGCGCGTCGATCGGCGTCGGGACCACCGCCGAGCACGTCGACCGGCTCGTCGCGGCCGTCGCCGCCCTGGTCGCCCGTGGTGCGCAGGCGGCGTACGAGGTCGTCGACGGCTGCTGGTCGGTCGTCGACGACACGCGCCCGCTCGTCGAGGTGCGCGGGCTGGACCACCTCGCCGCGACGGCGGCCGCCGCGTGCGGGCCCGCCGTCGACGACTGA
- a CDS encoding DUF2867 domain-containing protein, producing MTHWSIALRDVPAPDHADAVIVTLPPGAPTDPAVWAREIFSLATMPRWVLAALALRQALVPVLRIPPAPRAAFAVDEVVGGEALVAHDDVHLDFRCGVAVDADARLVRVTTTVRLHGWRGRVYFAPVRLLHPVVVTAMLRRARRRLSR from the coding sequence ATGACGCACTGGTCGATCGCCCTGCGGGACGTGCCCGCTCCTGACCACGCCGACGCGGTGATCGTCACGCTGCCGCCCGGCGCGCCGACAGACCCGGCGGTGTGGGCGCGCGAGATCTTCTCGCTCGCGACGATGCCGCGCTGGGTGCTCGCGGCCCTCGCGCTGCGGCAGGCGCTCGTGCCGGTGCTGCGCATCCCGCCCGCACCGCGCGCCGCGTTCGCCGTCGACGAGGTGGTCGGCGGCGAGGCGCTCGTCGCGCACGACGACGTCCACCTCGACTTCCGTTGCGGGGTCGCGGTGGACGCCGACGCACGCCTGGTGCGGGTGACAACGACCGTGCGCCTGCACGGGTGGCGCGGGCGGGTCTACTTCGCGCCCGTCCGGCTGCTGCACCCGGTGGTCGTCACCGCGATGCTGCGCCGGGCGCGGCGGCGGCTCTCGCGCTGA
- a CDS encoding GNAT family N-acetyltransferase has translation MEHDLVLTGHGVRLVPLRAEHAADLLACTDDAVWRGMSSPTPRTVADMARVVATALAAPGRYAFAVLEDATGGVVGSTSFYDVDLTAGRLEVGHTWYAPAVWGTHVNPACKLLLMAHAFEGWGVARVAYRVDERNHRSVAAVTKLGAVPEGRLRDHRLRPDGTRGASLYFSVLADEWPAVRGRLLARLAGAHVPDDRTHLLLVGGRAGVGKTTVASAVHDLLTARDVPHAVVEGDALDLAHPAPWEHGVAAANLADVWRRYRALGHRRLVVTNTVSVLEADVLAAAVGDRPHVTSVLLTADDATAHERLGRREHGASLTAHAQRSDAAARRLEAQAGADVHRVATDGRTPQDVAAEVLRLAGW, from the coding sequence GTGGAGCACGACCTCGTCCTGACCGGCCACGGCGTCCGCCTCGTCCCGCTGCGTGCCGAGCACGCGGCCGACCTCCTCGCCTGCACCGACGACGCGGTGTGGCGCGGGATGAGCTCGCCGACACCGCGCACGGTCGCGGACATGGCCCGCGTCGTCGCGACGGCGCTCGCCGCACCGGGCCGGTACGCCTTCGCGGTGCTCGAGGACGCCACCGGCGGCGTCGTCGGGTCGACCTCGTTCTACGACGTCGACCTCACCGCGGGCCGGCTCGAGGTCGGCCACACCTGGTACGCCCCGGCCGTGTGGGGTACGCACGTGAACCCGGCCTGCAAGCTGCTGCTGATGGCGCACGCGTTCGAGGGGTGGGGCGTCGCGCGCGTCGCGTACCGCGTCGACGAGCGCAACCACCGCTCGGTCGCGGCCGTGACGAAGCTCGGGGCCGTGCCCGAGGGGCGGCTGCGGGACCACCGCCTGCGCCCCGACGGCACGCGCGGTGCGTCGCTGTACTTCTCCGTCCTGGCCGACGAGTGGCCGGCCGTGCGGGGGCGCCTGCTCGCCCGGCTCGCCGGGGCCCACGTGCCGGACGACCGCACGCACCTGCTGCTCGTCGGCGGCCGCGCGGGCGTCGGCAAGACGACGGTCGCGTCGGCGGTGCACGACCTGCTCACGGCGCGGGACGTGCCGCACGCGGTCGTCGAGGGCGACGCGCTCGACCTGGCGCACCCGGCGCCGTGGGAGCACGGCGTCGCCGCCGCGAACCTCGCCGACGTGTGGCGCCGCTACCGCGCGCTCGGGCACCGGCGGCTGGTCGTCACCAACACGGTCAGCGTCCTCGAGGCCGACGTGCTCGCCGCGGCCGTCGGTGACCGGCCGCACGTGACGTCGGTGCTGCTCACGGCGGACGACGCGACCGCGCACGAGCGGCTCGGCCGCCGCGAGCACGGGGCGTCGCTGACCGCCCACGCGCAGCGGTCGGACGCCGCCGCGAGGCGGCTGGAGGCGCAGGCGGGCGCCGACGTGCACCGCGTGGCGACCGACGGCCGCACCCCGCAGGACGTCGCCGCGGAGGTGCTGCGCCTCGCGGGGTGGTGA
- a CDS encoding pentapeptide repeat-containing protein produces MDATADDLLLDADLDDLTFAGLDLSGRDASGARFLECVLTDCRADGLRLDGARLLDTAWTAVQAGELRARSSSWRDTTLTDVRLGALAASGGEWLRVRVVGGKIDYLDLRGATVEEVRLERVTVGDLDLAGARVKRLTVVDCDVRRLDVGNARLTDVDLRGARLREAVDGVGGLAGATVTSDQLLDLAPLLAAHLGIRIG; encoded by the coding sequence GTGGACGCGACCGCCGACGACCTGCTGCTCGACGCCGACCTCGACGACCTGACCTTCGCCGGGCTCGACCTGTCCGGCCGCGACGCGTCGGGCGCCCGCTTCCTCGAGTGCGTCCTGACCGACTGCCGCGCGGACGGCCTGCGCCTCGACGGCGCGCGTCTGCTCGACACCGCGTGGACGGCGGTGCAGGCGGGCGAGCTCCGCGCCCGGTCCTCGTCGTGGCGGGACACGACGCTCACCGACGTGCGGCTCGGCGCGCTCGCGGCGTCCGGCGGCGAGTGGCTCCGCGTGCGCGTCGTGGGCGGGAAGATCGACTACCTCGACCTGCGCGGCGCGACGGTCGAGGAGGTGCGGCTGGAGCGCGTCACCGTCGGGGACCTCGACCTGGCGGGCGCGCGCGTCAAGCGGCTCACGGTCGTCGACTGCGACGTGCGACGGCTCGACGTCGGCAACGCCCGCCTCACGGACGTCGACCTGCGCGGCGCGCGGCTGCGGGAGGCGGTCGACGGCGTCGGCGGCCTCGCGGGCGCGACCGTCACGTCGGACCAGCTGCTCGACCTCGCGCCGCTGCTCGCGGCGCACCTCGGGATCCGCATCGGCTGA
- a CDS encoding four-helix bundle copper-binding protein, which produces MVEAYPGDPFAPVDELVACIEACLACAQACTACADACLGEEHVADLRACIRSDADCADVCTATAAVLSRQTEPDLRVVAALLEACAVACGQCAAECEQHVGMHEHCRVCAEACRRCEAACRALLASMA; this is translated from the coding sequence ATGGTCGAGGCCTACCCCGGCGACCCGTTCGCCCCCGTCGACGAGCTCGTCGCGTGCATCGAGGCGTGCCTCGCGTGCGCCCAGGCGTGCACCGCGTGCGCCGACGCCTGCCTGGGCGAGGAGCACGTCGCGGACCTGCGTGCGTGCATCCGGTCGGACGCGGACTGCGCCGACGTCTGCACCGCCACCGCGGCGGTGCTCAGCCGGCAGACCGAGCCCGACCTGCGCGTCGTCGCCGCGCTGCTCGAGGCGTGCGCCGTCGCGTGCGGGCAGTGCGCCGCCGAGTGCGAGCAGCACGTCGGCATGCACGAGCACTGCCGCGTGTGCGCGGAGGCGTGCCGGCGGTGCGAGGCGGCGTGCCGCGCGCTGCTCGCGTCCATGGCCTGA
- a CDS encoding MaoC/PaaZ C-terminal domain-containing protein produces MSDAREVVLPAVPGLGGLYGRGAAGAARLALRGGGSRRVQRPLPDVVDAVDGVRVDAAHLTAYQRLLGEPGTDALPAGYVHVLAFPVATALMVRDDFPLPLLGMVHLANRVEQRRPLVLGDVLRVRAHAEAMRPHPRGTQVDLVVEVATDAASDRADGVAWRGVSTYLAPGLRLADAVDEPAAERTAFAPPAPTGTWRLDGDTGRRYGAVSGDRNPIHLSALTARPFGFPRAIAHGMYTASRLLADVGAARGDAFVWSVEFVKPVLLPGTVAVSTRPADGGGYDLAAWHARTGKPHVLGSIHPLP; encoded by the coding sequence GTGAGCGACGCGCGCGAGGTCGTGCTGCCCGCCGTCCCCGGGCTCGGCGGGCTGTACGGCCGCGGGGCGGCCGGGGCGGCACGGCTGGCGCTGCGCGGTGGTGGCTCGCGGCGGGTGCAGCGGCCCCTGCCGGACGTCGTCGACGCCGTCGACGGCGTGCGCGTCGACGCGGCGCACCTGACGGCCTACCAGCGGCTGCTCGGCGAGCCCGGCACGGACGCGCTGCCCGCCGGGTACGTGCACGTGCTGGCCTTCCCGGTCGCGACGGCGCTCATGGTCCGCGACGACTTCCCGCTCCCGCTGCTCGGGATGGTGCACCTGGCCAACCGGGTCGAGCAGCGGCGGCCGCTGGTGCTCGGGGACGTGCTGCGCGTCCGGGCCCACGCCGAGGCGATGCGACCGCACCCGCGCGGGACGCAGGTGGACCTCGTCGTGGAGGTCGCGACGGATGCGGCGTCGGATCGTGCGGACGGCGTCGCGTGGCGTGGCGTCTCGACGTACCTCGCACCCGGGCTGCGTCTCGCGGACGCCGTCGACGAGCCCGCCGCCGAGCGGACGGCGTTCGCGCCGCCGGCCCCCACGGGCACGTGGCGGCTCGACGGGGACACGGGCCGCCGGTACGGCGCGGTGTCGGGCGACCGCAACCCGATCCACCTGTCCGCGCTCACCGCCCGGCCGTTCGGGTTCCCGCGGGCGATCGCGCACGGCATGTACACGGCGTCGCGGCTGCTCGCGGACGTGGGAGCGGCACGCGGCGACGCGTTCGTGTGGTCGGTCGAGTTCGTGAAGCCGGTCCTGCTGCCCGGAACCGTGGCGGTCAGCACGCGCCCCGCCGACGGCGGCGGCTACGACCTCGCCGCATGGCACGCCCGCACGGGCAAGCCCCACGTCCTCGGCTCGATCCACCCCCTCCCCTGA